The following are encoded together in the Triticum dicoccoides isolate Atlit2015 ecotype Zavitan chromosome 6B, WEW_v2.0, whole genome shotgun sequence genome:
- the LOC119323178 gene encoding histone H4, which translates to MSGRGKGGKGLGKGGAKRHRKVLRDNIQGITKPAIRRLARRGGVKRISGLIYEETRGVLKIFLENVIRDAVTYTEHARRKTVTAMDVVYALKRQGRTLYGFGG; encoded by the coding sequence ATGTCCGGCCGCGGCAAGGGCGGGAAGGGGCTGGGCAAGGGCGGCGCCAAGCGCCACCGGAAGGTGCTACGGGACAACATCCAGGGCATCACCAAGCCGGCCATCCGGCGgctggcgcggcggggcggcgtgaaGCGCATATCGGGgctcatctacgaggagacccgCGGTGTGCtcaagatcttcctcgagaacgTCATCCGGGACGCCGTCACCTACACTGAGCACGCCCGCCGCAAGACCGTCACCGCCATGGACGTCGTCTACGCCCTCAAGCGCCAGGGACGCACGCTCTACGGATTCGGCGGCTGA
- the LOC119323646 gene encoding histone H3.2, which produces MARTKQTARKSTGGKAPRKQLATKAARKSAPATGGVKKPHRFRPGTVALREIRKYQKSTELLIRKLPFQRLVREIAQDFKTDLRFQSSAVSALQEAAEAYLVGLFEDTNLCAIHAKRVTIMPKDIQLARRIRGERA; this is translated from the coding sequence ATGGCCCGCACGAAGCAGACGGCGAGGAAGTCCACCGGCGGCAAGGCGCCGCGGAAGCAGCTGGCCACCAAGGCGGCGCGCAAGTCGGCCCCGGCCACCGGCGGCGTGAAGAAGCCGCACCGCTTCCGCCCCGGCACCGTGGCGCTCCGGGAGATCCGCAAGTACCAGAAGAGCACCGAGCTGCTCATCCGCAAGCTGCCCTTCCAGCGCCTGGTGCGGGAGATCGCGCAGGACTTCAAGACCGACCTCCGATTCCAGAGCTCCGCCGTCTCCGCGCTGCAGGAGGCTGCCGAGGCCTACCTGGTGGGGCTCTTCGAGGACACCAACCTCTGCGCCATCCACGCCAAGCGCGTCACcatcatgcccaaggacatccagCTCGCGCGCCGCATCAGGGGCGAGAGGGCCTAA